The Lujinxingia vulgaris genome includes a region encoding these proteins:
- a CDS encoding NAD(P)H-hydrate dehydratase — protein MHLVTPESMREMDRRTIEAIGVPAEVLMERAARGALDVLLTHFRPSPGARIGVLCGMGNNGGDGVALATMLDHLGYHPVLVLMGTPERFGPEAQRFHKVAENLIGDRHQLNGLDAAGVRHALSSLPPCQLWCDALLGTGLDRPVEGRFASAVKFLNEQPAPVFALDTPSGLDGRTGQVLGICTQAEVTATFGFPKIGQLLDPARGFIGMLCPIDIGIPARVRDAVGVEAFALDADWLKGKIPARPTHAHKGSVGKVALIGGRAPTTGALTMAARGALLGGAGLIFPGTDPQGALSARTIAELMPRPIFGDAGELHADALSQLLDKSDTLVIGPGLGTDQAARQALRHCLTATPRPTVIDADALTLLAQNRDLFQAACDLAACVPVVLTPHPGELARLLDRSVDEVLSDTVAATRELLARISAVIVHKSAATVVAASDSPLGLNRTGNPGMATGGMGDVLSGLIAASLNDHPDNPWQAAAIAVCVHGLAGDAARKKVGTRATTPGALLDELGGVWRRFEA, from the coding sequence ATGCACCTTGTGACCCCTGAGTCGATGCGTGAGATGGATCGCCGAACCATTGAGGCGATCGGAGTCCCGGCCGAAGTGCTGATGGAGCGCGCCGCGCGCGGCGCGCTTGATGTCCTGCTGACGCATTTTCGCCCCTCGCCAGGCGCGCGCATCGGGGTACTCTGCGGCATGGGAAACAACGGCGGCGACGGCGTCGCGCTCGCCACGATGCTCGATCATCTGGGCTACCACCCGGTGCTCGTGCTCATGGGTACCCCGGAGCGTTTCGGCCCCGAAGCGCAGCGTTTTCATAAGGTCGCCGAGAACCTCATCGGCGACCGCCACCAGCTCAACGGGCTCGACGCCGCCGGGGTACGCCACGCGTTGAGCTCACTGCCTCCCTGCCAGCTGTGGTGCGACGCGCTGCTGGGCACCGGCCTCGATCGCCCCGTGGAAGGGCGCTTTGCCTCGGCGGTGAAGTTTCTCAACGAACAGCCCGCTCCGGTGTTTGCACTCGATACACCCAGCGGCCTCGACGGGCGCACCGGACAGGTGCTCGGCATCTGCACCCAGGCCGAGGTCACCGCGACCTTTGGTTTTCCCAAGATCGGGCAGCTTCTCGATCCGGCCCGAGGTTTTATCGGCATGCTCTGCCCGATCGATATCGGGATTCCCGCCCGGGTTCGCGACGCGGTCGGCGTGGAGGCGTTCGCGTTGGACGCCGACTGGCTCAAAGGGAAGATCCCGGCGCGGCCCACCCACGCTCATAAGGGCTCGGTGGGCAAGGTTGCGCTCATCGGCGGTCGCGCGCCGACCACCGGCGCGCTGACCATGGCCGCGCGCGGCGCGCTCCTGGGCGGCGCGGGGCTCATCTTCCCGGGCACCGATCCGCAGGGGGCGCTCAGCGCTCGCACCATCGCCGAGTTGATGCCGCGCCCGATCTTCGGCGACGCCGGTGAGCTGCACGCCGATGCGCTCAGCCAACTTCTGGACAAGAGCGATACGCTTGTGATCGGCCCGGGGCTCGGCACCGACCAGGCCGCACGCCAGGCGCTGCGTCACTGCCTCACCGCCACGCCGCGCCCCACCGTCATCGACGCCGACGCGCTCACGCTCCTGGCCCAGAATCGCGATCTTTTTCAGGCCGCCTGCGACCTGGCGGCATGCGTGCCGGTCGTACTCACCCCCCACCCCGGTGAGCTCGCGCGCCTGCTTGACCGCAGCGTCGACGAGGTCCTGAGCGATACGGTGGCCGCCACCCGCGAACTTCTCGCGCGCATCTCGGCGGTGATCGTGCATAAGAGCGCCGCGACGGTGGTCGCCGCCTCCGACAGCCCGTTGGGCCTCAACCGCACCGGCAACCCCGGGATGGCCACCGGCGGCATGGGTGATGTGCTCAGCGGTCTTATCGCCGCCTCGCTCAACGACCACCCCGACAACCCATGGCAGGCTGCCGCCATCGCCGTCTGCGTGCATGGACTGGCCGGCGACGCCGCCCGTAAAAAGGTGGGCACGCGTGCCACCACGCCCGGCGCACTCCTGGACGAACTCGGAGGGGTCTGGCGCAGGTTTGAGGCATGA
- a CDS encoding pyridoxine 5'-phosphate synthase has translation MRPRLGVNVDHVATIRQARGTRYPDPVSAAAIAELAGADQITIHLREDRRHIQDRDLRVLRETVQTRLNLEMAATDEMYTIAMEVRPDMITLVPERREEQTTEGGLAVVGQEKSLGPYLERLRRCGAHLSLFIDPDPAQIEASAGLGVDIVELHTGDFCEAAPEFTNTLVPSEFEHDHEWRRLRDAASRAASAGLTVAAGHGLDYKNVLAVAAIPEFEEFNIGHSIVARAIYVGFERAVAEMIEALAEGRGLAE, from the coding sequence ATGCGCCCCCGCCTGGGCGTCAACGTCGATCATGTTGCCACCATCCGTCAGGCCCGCGGCACCCGCTACCCCGATCCGGTGAGCGCTGCGGCGATCGCCGAGCTCGCAGGCGCCGACCAGATCACCATTCACCTGCGTGAAGATCGCCGCCACATCCAGGACCGCGATCTGCGCGTCCTGCGCGAAACGGTGCAGACCCGTCTCAACCTGGAGATGGCCGCCACCGACGAGATGTACACGATCGCCATGGAGGTGCGCCCCGACATGATCACGCTGGTGCCGGAGCGCCGCGAGGAGCAAACCACCGAGGGCGGCCTGGCCGTCGTGGGCCAGGAGAAGTCGCTGGGGCCATACCTGGAGCGCCTGCGTCGATGCGGAGCCCACTTAAGCCTCTTCATCGATCCGGATCCCGCCCAGATCGAGGCCAGCGCTGGTCTCGGCGTCGACATCGTCGAGCTGCATACCGGCGACTTCTGTGAGGCGGCCCCTGAGTTTACCAACACGCTCGTCCCGTCGGAGTTTGAACACGACCACGAGTGGCGTCGCCTGCGTGACGCCGCCTCCCGGGCGGCCAGCGCCGGTCTCACCGTCGCCGCCGGCCACGGTCTGGACTACAAAAACGTGCTCGCCGTGGCCGCTATCCCCGAATTCGAGGAGTTCAACATCGGCCACAGCATCGTCGCCCGCGCCATCTACGTGGGCTTTGAGCGCGCGGTCGCCGAGATGATCGAAGCGCTGGCTGAAGGCCGCGGCCTGGCCGAGTGA
- the glmM gene encoding phosphoglucosamine mutase — protein sequence MTTRQLFGTDGIRGVANQYPMTADLAVRLGQAIAQHFKCRPDERPFGHRTRIVIGKDTRISGYMFESGLAAGITSMGADVQLVGPLPTPGISFLTTGMRADAGIVISASHNAYQDNGIKIFASDGFKLPDEVELAIEDLVLNEGKIQPNTDRIGKAARIDDATGRYIVFLKNTFPRDLTLDGLRVVVDCANGAAYKVAPAVLRELGAEVFTLGVDPDGYNINQDCGSLHPHNTARRVRETRADVGITLDGDADRLILIDENGDIVDGDGILALCAIHLHEQGKLADNTLVTTVMSNVGLEVALQKRGINLVRTSVGDRYVVEEMRNGGYTLGGEQSGHMIFLEHSTTGDGMLAALQVLAIMQRQKCPLSRLAQVMKPFPQVLLNLKVREKPPLEELEAFQKMVRQVESELAGEGRVLARYSGTEAKARIMVEGPDQLKVRAYAEALHAQLRELIGA from the coding sequence ATGACCACCCGACAGCTTTTTGGAACCGACGGCATCCGCGGCGTCGCTAACCAGTACCCGATGACCGCAGACCTGGCGGTGCGCCTGGGCCAGGCCATCGCGCAGCATTTTAAATGCCGCCCCGACGAGCGCCCCTTTGGCCACCGCACGCGCATCGTCATCGGAAAGGATACGCGCATCTCCGGCTACATGTTTGAGTCGGGCCTGGCCGCGGGCATCACCTCGATGGGCGCCGACGTGCAACTTGTCGGCCCGCTTCCCACCCCGGGCATCTCCTTTCTGACCACCGGGATGCGCGCCGACGCCGGCATCGTCATCAGCGCCAGCCACAACGCCTACCAGGATAACGGCATCAAGATCTTCGCCTCCGACGGCTTCAAGCTCCCCGATGAGGTGGAGCTGGCCATCGAAGATCTGGTGTTGAACGAAGGCAAGATTCAACCCAACACCGACCGCATCGGCAAAGCCGCGCGCATCGATGACGCCACCGGCCGCTACATCGTCTTTCTCAAAAACACCTTCCCGCGCGACCTTACCCTCGACGGGCTGCGCGTGGTTGTCGACTGCGCCAATGGCGCCGCCTACAAGGTTGCCCCGGCGGTGCTGCGCGAGCTCGGCGCCGAGGTCTTCACCCTGGGCGTGGATCCCGACGGCTACAACATCAACCAGGACTGCGGCAGCCTCCACCCGCACAACACCGCGCGCCGCGTGCGGGAGACCCGTGCCGATGTGGGCATCACGCTCGATGGCGACGCCGACCGGCTCATCCTCATCGATGAGAACGGCGACATCGTCGACGGCGACGGCATCCTGGCGCTCTGCGCCATCCACCTCCATGAGCAGGGCAAGCTTGCCGACAACACCCTCGTCACCACGGTGATGAGCAACGTGGGGCTGGAGGTCGCGCTTCAAAAACGCGGCATCAACCTTGTACGCACCTCAGTGGGCGACCGCTACGTGGTCGAAGAGATGCGCAACGGCGGCTACACCCTGGGCGGTGAGCAGAGCGGCCATATGATCTTTTTGGAGCACTCCACCACCGGCGACGGCATGCTCGCTGCACTTCAGGTGCTGGCGATCATGCAGCGCCAGAAGTGTCCGCTGAGCAGGCTTGCGCAGGTCATGAAGCCCTTTCCCCAGGTGCTGCTCAACCTGAAGGTTCGCGAGAAACCCCCACTCGAAGAGCTCGAGGCGTTTCAGAAGATGGTCCGCCAGGTCGAGAGCGAGCTCGCCGGCGAGGGCCGCGTGTTGGCGCGTTATTCGGGTACGGAGGCCAAGGCCCGCATTATGGTCGAGGGCCCCGATCAGCTGAAAGTACGCGCCTACGCCGAGGCGCTTCACGCCCAGCTGCGCGAGCTCATCGGCGCTTAA
- a CDS encoding CdaR family protein, producing MSSLTLRTVLQRIFVHNFSLKFIAAVLTLALYIWVSEDRETVVASFAPVRIVVPENQVLVSDPLDRVKVTIRGRWSDINRFDPSNLEPIRLDLTPADTDSIVTISGNMVRVPPGLRVVSIEPSSMYVELEPEAQRVVPIIPQTTGEPQSSYVVEGVDVTPRRVTIRGPRSRLERINSVQTEPVDVGNRSESFERNVQLRVEDGLVRVEYDSRISVRVRIGSELITRTLEDVPITGVNTSLEASISPATTSVTVRGPRGLVEALDPDVVRAEIDLSDEDRRPPGTFSKTVEIQNLPPGVEMTRVYPDRFRVITTER from the coding sequence ATGAGTTCTCTGACGCTGCGCACGGTGCTGCAACGCATCTTCGTGCACAACTTCTCGCTGAAGTTCATCGCCGCCGTGCTCACTCTGGCCCTTTACATCTGGGTCAGCGAGGATCGCGAGACGGTGGTCGCGAGCTTTGCGCCGGTACGCATCGTGGTGCCCGAAAACCAGGTGCTCGTCTCCGACCCGCTCGACCGGGTCAAGGTCACCATCCGCGGGCGCTGGTCGGACATCAACCGCTTTGATCCGAGCAATCTTGAGCCCATCCGCCTGGACCTGACGCCGGCCGACACCGACTCCATCGTCACGATCAGCGGCAATATGGTGCGCGTGCCGCCGGGGTTGCGGGTGGTCTCGATTGAGCCGAGCTCGATGTATGTGGAGCTTGAGCCCGAGGCCCAGCGCGTGGTGCCGATCATCCCGCAGACCACCGGTGAACCTCAGAGCTCCTATGTGGTCGAGGGGGTCGATGTGACGCCGAGGCGCGTGACCATCCGCGGGCCGCGCTCGCGCCTGGAACGCATCAACTCGGTGCAGACCGAGCCTGTCGACGTGGGCAACCGCAGCGAATCTTTTGAGCGCAACGTGCAACTGCGCGTCGAAGACGGCCTGGTGCGCGTGGAGTACGACAGCCGCATCAGCGTGCGGGTGCGCATCGGCTCGGAACTTATCACCCGCACCCTGGAAGACGTCCCCATCACCGGTGTGAACACCTCACTCGAGGCCAGCATCTCGCCGGCCACAACCTCGGTGACGGTGCGCGGTCCGCGTGGCCTGGTCGAGGCCCTCGACCCGGACGTGGTGCGCGCCGAGATCGATCTGAGCGACGAAGATCGTCGCCCGCCGGGCACCTTCTCCAAGACCGTGGAGATTCAGAACCTGCCGCCCGGCGTGGAGATGACCCGCGTTTACCCGGATCGCTTCCGCGTTATCACCACCGAGCGCTGA
- the cdaA gene encoding diadenylate cyclase CdaA gives MDLLFDIFRVDSGWQAFFTILDMTIVFIVIYRVLLLIKGTRALQMLFGLIFILIFFYISQEDYLNLATTHWLIDMFIANLIIIVVIIFQHDIRRALAQVGRAPLLGGARSYEETSVLEEVVKACVMLSSRKLGALIAIEREADLSHFTEEGIKLDAVVTKDVLFTLFLPEHQNPLHDGAVIIQKGRVSAAGCFLPLTINPRVEKTLGTRHRAGIGVTEDTDAAVAIVSEETGTISIAYEGELHRDLDANEMRSLLQKIYRAGTTAAPAGSLLERLKFGSQDRDTPAQPASDEAEKDEVSS, from the coding sequence ATGGATCTTCTCTTCGACATCTTCCGGGTGGACTCAGGCTGGCAAGCCTTTTTCACCATCCTGGACATGACGATCGTCTTTATCGTCATCTACCGGGTGCTCTTGCTCATCAAGGGCACGCGCGCGCTGCAGATGTTGTTCGGGCTGATCTTTATCCTGATCTTCTTTTACATCTCGCAGGAAGATTATCTTAATCTGGCCACGACCCACTGGTTGATCGATATGTTTATCGCCAACCTGATCATTATCGTGGTCATCATCTTCCAGCACGATATCCGCCGCGCGCTCGCGCAGGTGGGCCGCGCGCCGCTGCTCGGCGGCGCCCGCTCCTATGAGGAGACCTCGGTTCTGGAGGAAGTCGTCAAAGCCTGCGTGATGCTCTCCAGCCGCAAGCTCGGCGCGCTCATCGCCATTGAACGTGAGGCCGATTTGAGTCACTTCACCGAGGAGGGCATCAAGCTCGACGCGGTCGTGACCAAAGATGTGCTCTTCACCCTCTTTTTGCCCGAACACCAGAACCCGCTGCACGACGGCGCGGTCATCATTCAGAAGGGGCGCGTCTCGGCGGCCGGCTGCTTTTTGCCGCTGACCATCAACCCGCGCGTCGAGAAGACGCTGGGGACCCGTCACCGCGCCGGCATCGGCGTGACCGAAGATACCGACGCGGCCGTGGCGATCGTCAGCGAAGAGACCGGCACCATCTCGATTGCCTATGAGGGCGAGCTGCACCGGGACCTGGACGCCAACGAGATGCGCTCGCTGCTGCAGAAGATCTACCGCGCCGGTACCACCGCCGCGCCGGCCGGCTCGTTGCTGGAGCGCCTGAAGTTCGGCTCCCAGGATCGCGACACGCCAGCCCAACCCGCCAGCGATGAGGCCGAGAAGGACGAGGTCTCCTCATGA
- the folP gene encoding dihydropteroate synthase, giving the protein MPTLEVGTRALPFGNRAYIMGVVNVTPDSFSDGGEFFDADRAIAHGVELAQAGADILDIGGESTRPGAEPVSLEEELRRVIPVVEGLAQRTDAWLSVDTYKAEVARQAIAAGAHIINDISAMTFDVSMIEVIANHDVGVVLMHTRDRPQTMQDDLSEGDIVAEVIEHLADRLRVAQNAGIAPRRVLLDPGIGFGKSVAQNFRLIRELGRLRELGCPIVLGTSRKSLIGAVTGRAANDRLMGTAATVACGIFAGADIVRVHDVAELVDVVRVSEALCAMEDMTCALL; this is encoded by the coding sequence GTGCCGACCCTCGAGGTCGGCACGCGCGCTCTGCCCTTTGGCAACCGCGCCTACATCATGGGCGTGGTCAACGTCACCCCGGACTCCTTCTCCGACGGCGGCGAATTTTTCGACGCCGATCGCGCCATCGCCCACGGCGTTGAGCTTGCGCAGGCCGGCGCCGACATCCTGGACATCGGCGGCGAGTCGACGCGCCCCGGCGCAGAGCCTGTGAGCCTGGAGGAAGAGCTGCGCCGCGTGATCCCCGTCGTTGAGGGGCTCGCACAGCGCACCGACGCCTGGCTCTCGGTCGACACCTACAAGGCCGAGGTCGCCCGCCAGGCCATCGCCGCCGGCGCCCATATCATCAACGACATCAGCGCGATGACCTTTGACGTCTCCATGATCGAGGTCATCGCCAACCACGATGTGGGGGTGGTGCTCATGCACACCCGCGACCGCCCGCAGACCATGCAAGACGATCTCAGCGAGGGCGACATCGTCGCAGAGGTCATCGAACACCTTGCAGATCGCCTGCGTGTGGCGCAAAACGCGGGCATCGCCCCCCGGCGCGTGCTCCTCGATCCGGGCATTGGGTTTGGTAAGAGTGTGGCTCAAAACTTCCGGCTTATCCGCGAGCTGGGCCGACTTCGTGAGCTTGGCTGCCCGATTGTGCTGGGCACCAGCCGCAAAAGCCTCATCGGCGCGGTCACCGGGCGTGCGGCCAACGATCGGTTGATGGGGACTGCGGCGACGGTGGCCTGCGGCATCTTCGCCGGCGCCGACATCGTGCGCGTGCATGACGTCGCCGAACTTGTGGATGTGGTCCGCGTCAGCGAAGCCCTCTGCGCGATGGAGGATATGACGTGCGCGCTTCTTTGA
- the ftsH gene encoding ATP-dependent zinc metalloprotease FtsH: MLNKIPLRASLIWGILIIMVVVVFNIMTDTSIDSSEISFSQFRNAVETGQVEEVTIKDLEVKGTFSEEFAREHHEGKTEFNTVGPVGEDLQDMLAAQQIEFSFDRADEDGVWKTILVTSIPLILLVMVLIFFMRQFQGGGGGRAMTFGKSRARLLNENQNKVTFNDIAGIDEAKEELQEIVEFLKNPKKFTRLGGRIPKGVLLMGSPGTGKTLLARGVAGEAGVPFFSISGSDFVEMFVGVGASRVRDLFEQGKKNAPCIIFIDEIDAVGRHRGSGMGGGHDEREQTLNQLLVEMDGFESNEGVILIAATNRADVLDPALLRPGRFDRRVMVAPPDVRGREQILKIHTRRTPIGKTVDLKDIARGTPGFSGADLENLVNEAALLAARSNKDRVEAIDFEEAKDKVLMGAERKSIVLTDDEKAVTAYHESGHAIVALRQANTDPVHKVTIIPRGRALGVTQQLPTKDRYNLNRDYVLERIAVMMGGRAAEELIYNQFTTGAGQDIKVATNLARQMVCEWGMSEKIGPLFYGESQEASLSTTRPYSEDLAREIDAEVRRIVKEAYQHAYQLLEENRELLELMTEALLEFEALDADEIRYLAEEGKLDWIREERQKKMAEEAEEADKAPKTGFASKIKEQVPPVGPNLAPSNT; the protein is encoded by the coding sequence TCCGCAATGCGGTGGAGACGGGGCAGGTCGAAGAGGTCACCATCAAAGACCTCGAGGTCAAGGGCACCTTCTCCGAGGAGTTCGCCCGGGAGCACCACGAGGGTAAAACCGAATTCAACACCGTCGGACCTGTGGGCGAAGATCTTCAGGACATGCTCGCTGCCCAGCAGATCGAGTTCTCCTTTGATCGTGCCGACGAAGACGGCGTCTGGAAGACGATCCTTGTGACTTCCATCCCGCTGATTCTGCTGGTGATGGTCCTGATCTTCTTTATGCGCCAGTTCCAGGGCGGCGGCGGTGGCCGCGCGATGACGTTTGGGAAGTCGCGGGCGCGCCTGCTCAACGAAAATCAGAACAAAGTCACCTTCAACGACATCGCCGGCATCGATGAGGCTAAAGAGGAGCTCCAGGAGATCGTCGAGTTCCTCAAGAACCCCAAGAAGTTCACCCGTCTGGGCGGTCGCATCCCCAAAGGCGTCCTGCTGATGGGCTCGCCGGGTACCGGTAAGACCCTTCTGGCGCGCGGTGTGGCCGGCGAAGCGGGTGTTCCCTTCTTCTCGATCTCCGGCTCGGACTTTGTGGAGATGTTTGTGGGCGTGGGCGCCTCGCGTGTTCGCGACCTCTTTGAGCAGGGCAAGAAGAACGCCCCCTGCATCATCTTCATTGACGAGATCGACGCCGTCGGTCGTCACCGTGGCTCCGGCATGGGCGGCGGGCACGATGAGCGCGAGCAGACGCTCAACCAGCTCCTCGTCGAGATGGACGGCTTTGAGTCCAACGAAGGCGTCATCCTCATCGCCGCGACCAACCGCGCCGACGTCCTCGACCCGGCGCTGCTTCGCCCGGGCCGCTTCGACCGCCGCGTGATGGTCGCCCCGCCGGACGTCCGTGGACGCGAGCAGATCCTCAAGATCCACACCCGCCGCACCCCGATTGGCAAGACCGTCGATCTCAAAGATATTGCCCGCGGCACCCCGGGCTTCTCCGGTGCGGATCTTGAGAACCTGGTCAACGAAGCCGCCCTGCTCGCTGCGCGCTCCAACAAAGATCGCGTTGAGGCCATCGACTTCGAAGAGGCCAAAGACAAGGTCCTGATGGGCGCAGAGCGCAAGAGCATCGTGCTCACCGACGACGAGAAGGCCGTCACCGCCTACCACGAGTCGGGCCACGCCATTGTCGCCCTGCGACAGGCCAACACCGATCCGGTGCATAAGGTCACGATCATCCCGCGTGGTCGCGCCCTGGGTGTGACCCAGCAGCTTCCCACCAAAGATCGCTACAACCTCAACCGCGACTACGTGCTGGAGCGCATCGCGGTGATGATGGGCGGTCGCGCCGCCGAAGAGCTGATTTACAACCAGTTCACCACCGGCGCCGGTCAGGACATCAAGGTCGCCACCAACCTGGCCCGCCAGATGGTCTGCGAGTGGGGCATGAGCGAGAAGATCGGCCCGCTCTTCTATGGCGAATCGCAGGAAGCCAGCCTCAGCACCACGCGCCCCTACAGCGAAGACCTCGCCCGTGAGATCGACGCCGAGGTGCGCCGCATCGTCAAAGAGGCCTACCAGCACGCCTACCAGCTGCTTGAAGAGAACCGCGAGCTGCTTGAGTTGATGACCGAAGCGCTCCTGGAGTTTGAGGCGCTCGACGCCGACGAGATCCGCTACCTGGCCGAAGAGGGCAAACTCGACTGGATCCGCGAGGAACGCCAGAAGAAGATGGCCGAAGAAGCTGAGGAGGCCGATAAGGCTCCCAAGACCGGCTTCGCCTCCAAGATCAAAGAGCAGGTCCCGCCGGTGGGTCCGAACCTGGCGCCGTCCAACACCTGA